In Nocardioides faecalis, the following proteins share a genomic window:
- a CDS encoding sensor histidine kinase: protein MRTGRLWRRAHLGSEADRAAFRALHQASLAAPALREGLTASSAERAIRHLRNLLGTPALALTDGESVLAWDGAGSHHAEQAVAHGLAAIRRGSTRTVDRAQLPCAATGCPVRTGVVSPLVVEDRVLGTVQAFSPSPTAGLVRATEEVAQWVSGQLELAELDAHRNRMIEAEVRALRAQISPHFVYNSLNAIASFVRTDPDRARELLLEFADFTRYSFRRHGEFTTLAEELRSIERYLLLEQARFGDRLQVSLSIAPEVLPVVVPFLCIQPLVENAVRHGLEGAEQTGLLRIQALDRGHEAVIEVEDNGVGEDPDKVRRALAGDASLDSVGLGNVDARLRATFGDDYGLVVETAPGAGTKVVVRVPKFAPGVSV, encoded by the coding sequence GTGCGAACCGGACGGCTGTGGCGCCGCGCCCACCTGGGCAGCGAGGCCGACCGTGCCGCGTTCCGGGCGCTGCACCAGGCCTCGCTCGCCGCACCCGCGCTGCGGGAGGGGTTGACCGCGAGCAGCGCCGAGCGCGCGATCCGGCACCTGCGCAACCTGCTCGGCACCCCCGCCCTGGCGTTGACCGACGGCGAGTCGGTGCTGGCCTGGGACGGCGCCGGCAGCCACCACGCCGAGCAGGCGGTGGCGCACGGGCTCGCGGCGATCCGGCGCGGCAGCACCCGCACGGTGGACCGCGCCCAGCTGCCCTGCGCGGCCACCGGCTGCCCGGTCCGCACCGGCGTGGTCAGCCCGCTGGTCGTCGAGGACCGGGTGCTGGGCACGGTGCAGGCGTTCTCCCCGAGCCCGACCGCCGGCCTGGTCCGCGCCACCGAGGAGGTGGCGCAGTGGGTCTCGGGCCAGCTCGAGCTCGCCGAGCTCGACGCGCACCGCAACCGGATGATCGAGGCGGAGGTGCGTGCCCTGCGCGCCCAGATCAGCCCGCACTTCGTCTACAACTCGCTCAACGCGATCGCCAGCTTCGTGCGCACCGACCCCGACCGGGCGCGCGAGCTGCTGCTGGAGTTCGCCGACTTCACCCGCTACTCCTTCCGCCGGCACGGCGAGTTCACCACGCTGGCCGAGGAGCTGCGCTCCATCGAGCGCTACCTGCTGCTGGAGCAGGCGCGGTTCGGCGACCGGCTCCAGGTCAGCCTCAGCATCGCCCCCGAGGTGCTGCCGGTCGTGGTGCCGTTCCTGTGCATCCAGCCGCTGGTCGAGAACGCCGTACGCCACGGCCTGGAGGGGGCCGAGCAGACCGGCCTGCTGCGCATCCAGGCGCTCGACCGCGGCCACGAGGCCGTGATCGAGGTGGAGGACAACGGCGTCGGCGAGGACCCCGACAAGGTACGACGTGCCCTGGCCGGCGACGCCTCGCTCGACTCCGTGGGGCTGGGCAACGTCGACGCGCGGCTGCGCGCCACCTTCGGCGACGACTACGGTCTCGTCGTGGAGACTGCACCGGGAGCCGGCACCAAGGTCGTGGTGCGGGTGCCGAAGTTCGCGCCGGGGGTGAGCGTGTGA
- a CDS encoding class I SAM-dependent methyltransferase — MATDGSTPASPALVFGAVAQAYDRGRPGYPREAVEWLTGPEPLSILELGAGTGKLTEHLLALGHDVHATDPDPRMLDRLGARLGELRVSQTTAEEIPAADATYDLVVVADAFEYFDHDRALPEIARVLKRGGSLALVRNVRDERIPWVKRLGNLIGHHALGTGPGEELESSPYFGPTDEATFKQWQVIHRASVQDLVRSLGDVAGLPADAQEARIREVLAFYDDFGRGMDGMQLPYVTECFRAVVGIQPKTIRKEPERAADDADQPGGTGSGAEAGSTEVAGPVGKDSIPVVLAPAVEPPADDDTGMLLIRFR, encoded by the coding sequence ATGGCTACCGACGGCTCCACTCCCGCCTCCCCCGCGCTCGTCTTCGGCGCGGTGGCGCAGGCCTACGACCGCGGCCGCCCCGGCTACCCGCGCGAGGCCGTGGAGTGGCTGACCGGACCCGAGCCGCTGAGCATCCTCGAGCTCGGCGCCGGCACCGGCAAGCTGACCGAGCACCTCCTCGCGTTGGGCCACGACGTGCACGCCACGGACCCCGACCCGCGGATGCTCGACCGGCTCGGCGCGCGGCTGGGCGAGCTGCGGGTCTCGCAGACCACGGCCGAGGAGATCCCGGCCGCCGACGCCACCTACGACCTGGTCGTCGTGGCCGACGCCTTCGAGTACTTCGACCACGACCGGGCGCTGCCCGAGATCGCCCGGGTGCTCAAGCGCGGCGGCTCGCTGGCGCTGGTGCGCAACGTGCGCGACGAGCGGATCCCGTGGGTCAAGCGGCTGGGCAACCTGATCGGCCACCACGCGCTGGGCACCGGCCCGGGCGAGGAGCTGGAGTCCTCGCCGTACTTCGGGCCCACCGACGAGGCGACCTTCAAGCAGTGGCAGGTCATCCACCGCGCCTCCGTGCAGGACCTGGTCCGCTCCCTCGGCGACGTCGCGGGCCTGCCCGCAGACGCGCAGGAGGCACGCATCCGCGAGGTGCTGGCCTTCTACGACGACTTCGGCCGCGGCATGGACGGCATGCAGCTGCCGTACGTCACCGAGTGCTTCCGGGCGGTGGTCGGCATCCAGCCGAAGACCATCCGCAAGGAGCCCGAGCGCGCGGCGGACGACGCCGACCAGCCGGGTGGGACCGGCTCAGGCGCCGAGGCAGGCTCGACCGAGGTCGCCGGACCGGTCGGCAAGGACAGCATCCCCGTCGTGCTGGCACCGGCGGTCGAGCCGCCCGCGGACGACGACACCGGGATGCTGCTCATCCGCTTCCGCTGA
- a CDS encoding oxidoreductase, whose amino-acid sequence MSTDPFAWLISLEGVPSGFAGARDGIDVMLRDRGLRRTSPELTAESLLRGAHASAVLEGSASSLAQVRAGEGDEIARDAVRVATELLSLLPVLRRQPLQALARIHTLAARGVLPDEMLGRPRPGDSASRLRGIADLITAPTQAPALAVAAVVHAELVTAAPFGSHNGIVARATERLLLAAKGVDEKSLVVPEAAHLALRPAYESNLRGWADGGPAGMHSWLLYATEAYSAAAEASPLVRDAE is encoded by the coding sequence GTGAGCACCGACCCCTTCGCCTGGCTGATCTCGCTGGAGGGTGTGCCGTCGGGCTTCGCCGGCGCCCGCGACGGCATCGACGTGATGCTGCGCGACCGCGGGCTGCGTCGTACCAGCCCGGAGCTGACCGCGGAGTCCCTGCTGCGCGGGGCCCACGCCAGCGCCGTGCTCGAGGGCTCCGCCTCCTCCCTGGCGCAGGTGCGCGCCGGTGAGGGCGACGAGATCGCCCGCGACGCCGTGCGGGTCGCCACCGAGCTGTTGTCCCTGCTGCCGGTGCTGCGCCGCCAGCCGTTGCAGGCGCTCGCCCGGATCCACACCCTCGCCGCGCGCGGGGTGCTGCCCGACGAGATGCTCGGCCGGCCGCGACCCGGCGACTCCGCCTCCCGGTTGCGCGGCATCGCCGACCTGATCACCGCCCCCACCCAGGCGCCCGCGCTGGCGGTGGCCGCGGTGGTGCACGCCGAGCTGGTCACCGCCGCGCCGTTCGGCTCGCACAACGGCATCGTCGCCCGGGCCACCGAGCGGCTGCTGCTCGCCGCCAAGGGCGTGGACGAGAAGTCGCTGGTGGTGCCGGAGGCGGCGCACCTGGCGCTGCGGCCGGCGTACGAGTCGAACCTGCGCGGCTGGGCCGACGGCGGGCCGGCGGGCATGCACTCCTGGCTGCTCTACGCCACCGAGGCCTACTCGGCGGCCGCGGAGGCGAGCCCGCTGGTGCGCGACGCGGAATGA
- a CDS encoding HAD family hydrolase, whose amino-acid sequence MASAGTPRTAAFFDLDKTIIAKSSVLAFSKPFQAGGLISRRSVLRSAYAQFVFMVGGADHDQVEKMRQFMSQLTAGWDVSTVREIVADTLHNVVDPLVYDEAVRLIEEHRAAGRDVVIVSTSGSEVVEPIGALLGADRVVATRLAVDDGHYTGEIEYYAYAEEKARAIRDLAASEGYDLEQCWAYSDSITDVPMLEAVGHPYAVNPDKELRREATAREWPVLTFSRPVALQSRLHLPPPKPTLAALAVGGAVAVGAAVWVGARRRLISA is encoded by the coding sequence ATGGCCTCCGCCGGCACGCCGCGCACCGCGGCGTTCTTCGACCTCGACAAGACGATCATCGCGAAGTCGAGCGTGCTGGCCTTCAGCAAGCCCTTCCAGGCCGGCGGGTTGATCTCGCGGCGCTCGGTGCTGCGCTCGGCCTACGCCCAGTTCGTGTTCATGGTGGGCGGCGCCGACCACGACCAGGTGGAGAAGATGCGGCAGTTCATGTCGCAGCTGACCGCCGGCTGGGACGTGTCCACGGTCCGCGAGATCGTGGCCGACACCCTGCACAACGTGGTCGACCCGCTGGTCTACGACGAGGCGGTCCGCCTCATCGAGGAGCACCGTGCGGCCGGCCGCGACGTCGTCATCGTCTCCACCTCCGGCAGCGAGGTGGTGGAGCCGATCGGTGCCCTGCTGGGGGCCGACCGGGTCGTCGCCACCCGGCTCGCCGTCGACGACGGCCACTACACCGGCGAGATCGAGTACTACGCCTACGCCGAGGAGAAGGCCCGCGCGATCCGCGACCTGGCCGCCTCCGAGGGCTACGACCTCGAGCAGTGCTGGGCCTACTCCGACTCCATCACCGACGTGCCGATGCTGGAGGCCGTCGGCCACCCGTATGCGGTCAACCCGGACAAGGAGCTGCGCCGCGAGGCTACCGCCCGGGAGTGGCCGGTGCTGACGTTCAGCCGGCCGGTGGCGCTGCAGTCGAGGCTGCACCTGCCGCCGCCCAAGCCCACACTGGCCGCGCTCGCGGTCGGTGGCGCCGTGGCCGTCGGCGCCGCGGTGTGGGTCGGCGCCCGGCGCCGGCTGATCAGCGCCTGA
- the ssd gene encoding septum site-determining protein Ssd, which translates to MTPRRPDPRPDSRPDLAADPATAHPPLVISADETLLAELLALAAAADVTPVVVRDPVSALGAWSRAPVVLVGADLADAMARVAPDRRPRTYLVSAGRAPDEVFRTALHLGAEQVVELSGSAAWLVELLADLTEHLPGRGRVIGVIGGSGGAGATTLACALGQTAARRGPAVVIDCDPQGPGLDRMLGVERHDGFRWDALCQTTGRLSARALREALPRRDGLGVLSWYVDGRVATLQAFAVREALSAARRGHEVVVVDLPRSRDPLVDEVAARCDELLVVTVGSVVGVAGAARMRSRFAEHPGAGLVLRGETFTAAEVQRAVGLPVLAHMRDQRGLAESVDLGLGPLRSARGPLARAAARILSTDPAPGPGETVTAVGAPAGARDGMGSLGPGAAA; encoded by the coding sequence ATGACTCCACGCAGGCCCGACCCCCGTCCCGACTCCCGTCCTGACCTGGCGGCCGACCCCGCCACCGCACACCCGCCGCTGGTGATCAGCGCCGACGAGACGCTGCTCGCTGAGCTGCTCGCGCTGGCGGCGGCCGCCGACGTCACCCCGGTGGTGGTGCGCGACCCGGTGAGCGCGCTGGGCGCTTGGAGCCGGGCACCCGTCGTCCTCGTCGGCGCCGACCTGGCCGACGCGATGGCCCGGGTCGCACCGGACCGGCGGCCGCGGACGTACCTGGTCAGCGCCGGCCGCGCACCCGACGAGGTGTTCCGCACCGCGCTGCACCTGGGCGCCGAGCAGGTGGTCGAGCTGAGCGGCTCCGCCGCCTGGCTGGTCGAGCTGCTCGCCGACCTCACCGAGCACCTGCCCGGACGCGGCCGGGTGATCGGGGTGATCGGCGGCAGCGGCGGCGCCGGGGCGACCACCCTGGCCTGCGCGCTCGGCCAGACCGCCGCGCGCCGCGGCCCGGCCGTGGTGATCGACTGCGACCCCCAGGGCCCGGGCCTGGACCGGATGCTCGGCGTGGAGCGGCACGACGGGTTCCGCTGGGACGCGCTGTGCCAGACCACGGGCCGCCTCTCCGCCCGCGCGCTGCGGGAGGCGTTGCCGCGGCGTGACGGCCTCGGCGTGCTGTCCTGGTACGTCGACGGGCGGGTCGCCACGCTGCAGGCCTTCGCCGTGCGGGAGGCGCTGTCGGCGGCGCGGCGCGGCCACGAGGTGGTCGTGGTGGACCTGCCCCGCTCCCGCGACCCGCTGGTCGACGAGGTCGCCGCACGCTGCGACGAGCTGCTGGTGGTGACCGTCGGCAGCGTCGTCGGGGTGGCCGGGGCGGCGCGGATGCGCAGCCGGTTCGCCGAGCACCCCGGTGCCGGGCTGGTGCTGCGCGGCGAGACGTTCACCGCCGCCGAGGTGCAGCGTGCCGTCGGGCTGCCCGTGCTGGCCCACATGCGCGACCAGCGCGGCCTGGCGGAGTCCGTGGACCTCGGGCTGGGGCCGCTGCGCTCCGCGCGGGGCCCGCTGGCCCGCGCCGCCGCCCGGATCCTGAGCACCGATCCCGCGCCCGGCCCGGGCGAGACCGTCACCGCCGTTGGCGCTCCCGCTGGTGCGCGGGACGGCATGGGCAGCCTCGGCCCCGGGGCGGCGGCATGA
- a CDS encoding TadA family conjugal transfer-associated ATPase — MIAGVPAGLVEEVRRRLAAGEGTLTPHRVAEALRAAGRPVGDATVLAVYEALHRDVAGAGVLEPLLRLPGVSDVLVNGPGPVRIDRGSGLEETDVVLPDEDACRRLAQRLVATGGRRVDDAAPWADVRLPDGTRCHAVLAPLAQPGTAISLRVPRRGGFTLDELAAAGALGGEGRELLGQVVDARLAFLVSGGTGTGKTTLLAAMLGEVPAGERIVVVEDAAELRPDHPQVVGLEARPANLEGAGAVLLRDLVRQALRMRPDRLVVGEVRDAAVVDLLAAMNTGHEGGCGTLHANSAADVPARVEALALTAGLGREAAHSQLVSALDVVLHVVRERGTGRRRLAQVAVLQREPAGTVRTVPAATFDAAGVLQPGPGARRLIDLLDGRR; from the coding sequence ATGATCGCGGGCGTGCCGGCCGGCCTGGTCGAGGAGGTACGGCGCCGGCTCGCGGCCGGCGAGGGCACGCTCACCCCGCACCGGGTGGCCGAGGCGCTGCGGGCCGCCGGTCGCCCGGTGGGCGATGCCACCGTGCTCGCCGTCTACGAGGCGCTGCACCGCGACGTCGCGGGCGCGGGGGTCCTCGAGCCGTTGCTGCGGCTGCCCGGGGTGAGCGACGTGCTGGTCAACGGTCCTGGACCGGTCCGGATCGACCGGGGCAGCGGGCTGGAGGAGACCGACGTCGTGCTGCCCGACGAGGACGCCTGCCGCCGGCTCGCGCAGCGACTGGTCGCCACCGGCGGCCGGCGGGTCGACGACGCCGCGCCGTGGGCCGACGTACGGCTGCCGGACGGCACCCGCTGCCACGCGGTGCTGGCCCCGCTCGCCCAGCCCGGCACGGCGATCTCGCTGCGGGTGCCGCGCCGCGGCGGGTTCACCCTCGACGAGCTCGCCGCGGCCGGCGCGCTCGGCGGTGAGGGCCGCGAGCTGCTGGGCCAGGTCGTCGACGCGCGGCTGGCCTTCCTGGTCAGCGGCGGCACCGGCACCGGGAAGACCACCCTGCTCGCCGCGATGCTGGGCGAGGTCCCCGCCGGCGAGCGGATCGTCGTCGTCGAGGACGCCGCCGAGCTGCGACCGGACCATCCGCAGGTCGTGGGGCTGGAGGCACGACCGGCGAACCTCGAGGGAGCTGGCGCCGTGCTGCTGCGCGACCTGGTCCGGCAGGCGCTGCGGATGCGTCCGGACCGGCTCGTGGTCGGCGAGGTCCGCGACGCCGCCGTGGTCGACCTGCTCGCCGCGATGAACACCGGCCACGAGGGCGGCTGCGGCACCCTGCACGCCAACTCCGCCGCCGACGTGCCGGCGCGCGTGGAGGCGTTGGCGCTCACCGCCGGGCTGGGCCGCGAGGCCGCGCACAGCCAGCTCGTCTCCGCGCTCGACGTCGTGCTCCACGTGGTGCGCGAGCGCGGCACCGGGCGGCGCCGGCTGGCCCAGGTCGCGGTGCTGCAGCGCGAGCCCGCCGGCACCGTGCGGACCGTGCCGGCCGCCACCTTCGACGCCGCGGGCGTGCTGCAGCCGGGCCCGGGCGCGCGGCGGCTGATCGACCTGTTGGACGGTCGCCGGTGA
- a CDS encoding type II secretion system F family protein has translation MSAEVVPGSAVALAVAAVASALLGALLVPARGGGLGGAGWPGGGAGRGRVVVLLGGGGVATWTVLAGSARWLVLAVLAAALVAGAARLLTARRRERRAAGGRARVVELCEALQAELAAGLSVPAALERAAMPWPAVAPAARAALGGGDVARALRAVAAEEPGAGSLRVVAAAWQVAHRTGHGLADAIGRVAEDLRAAEQTRRVVAGELASARATARLLAVLPVLALAMGSGAGADPWGFLLGHPVGLGCLGAGLGLAYAGLAWIDALAGAVERDAG, from the coding sequence GTGAGCGCCGAGGTGGTGCCCGGGTCGGCGGTGGCACTCGCGGTGGCCGCGGTGGCGAGCGCGCTGCTCGGCGCGCTGCTGGTGCCCGCCCGCGGCGGTGGGCTCGGCGGGGCCGGGTGGCCCGGCGGCGGTGCGGGGCGGGGTCGGGTCGTCGTACTGCTCGGGGGTGGGGGCGTGGCCACCTGGACGGTCCTCGCCGGCTCGGCACGCTGGCTGGTGCTGGCAGTGCTCGCCGCGGCGCTGGTCGCCGGTGCCGCCCGGCTGCTCACCGCACGGCGGCGGGAGCGGCGTGCGGCCGGCGGCCGGGCCCGGGTGGTGGAGCTCTGCGAGGCGCTGCAGGCCGAGCTCGCGGCAGGGCTCAGCGTCCCCGCCGCGCTGGAACGGGCCGCGATGCCGTGGCCGGCGGTGGCACCGGCGGCCCGGGCAGCGCTCGGCGGCGGTGACGTGGCGCGTGCGCTGCGAGCGGTGGCGGCCGAGGAGCCCGGAGCCGGCTCGCTGCGCGTGGTCGCCGCGGCCTGGCAGGTGGCGCACCGCACCGGGCACGGCCTGGCCGACGCGATCGGCCGGGTGGCCGAGGACCTGCGGGCCGCCGAGCAGACCCGACGCGTCGTCGCGGGGGAGCTGGCGTCGGCGCGGGCCACCGCCCGGCTGCTCGCGGTGCTGCCGGTGCTGGCGCTGGCGATGGGGTCGGGCGCCGGTGCGGACCCCTGGGGTTTCCTGCTCGGACACCCGGTCGGTCTGGGCTGCCTCGGCGCCGGGCTGGGGCTCGCCTACGCCGGCCTGGCGTGGATCGACGCCCTCGCCGGCGCCGTCGAGCGGGACGCCGGATGA
- a CDS encoding type II secretion system F family protein — translation MSAGGLALLAAVLAVAGALALLGARPALPPPPGSGAVPPGPGAGAGSVGEPPDGLLRRGRAVWALLAGAGAGVVLGGPLAVPIGLAASGMVWVVAGRLEPPGARRRREQVRRDLPHLVSLLGAALRAGLAPPQALGVVGRALPGPAADRLAPLAARLELGGDAAAIWSSLGGDPELGPLGRALARAHRTGAPVVAVIDRLADELAHRGRAEVEDRARAVGVRAAVPLGLCLLPSFLLLGIVPLAVSLASTIG, via the coding sequence ATGAGCGCCGGGGGCCTCGCCCTGCTGGCCGCGGTGCTCGCGGTGGCGGGGGCGTTGGCGCTGCTCGGGGCACGGCCTGCCTTGCCGCCACCACCTGGGTCGGGTGCGGTGCCCCCAGGACCTGGGGCCGGGGCCGGCTCGGTCGGGGAGCCGCCGGACGGCCTGCTGCGTCGCGGCCGCGCGGTGTGGGCGCTGCTCGCCGGCGCCGGTGCGGGGGTCGTGCTGGGTGGTCCGCTGGCGGTGCCGATCGGCCTCGCCGCGAGCGGGATGGTGTGGGTCGTGGCGGGGCGCCTGGAGCCACCGGGTGCCCGCCGGCGCCGCGAGCAGGTACGACGCGACCTGCCGCACCTGGTCAGCCTGCTCGGTGCGGCCCTGCGCGCCGGGCTGGCGCCACCTCAGGCGCTGGGCGTGGTGGGCCGGGCGCTGCCGGGGCCCGCCGCCGACCGGCTCGCCCCGCTGGCCGCGCGGCTGGAGCTGGGCGGGGACGCGGCCGCGATCTGGTCGTCCTTGGGCGGCGACCCGGAGCTGGGGCCGCTGGGCAGGGCGCTGGCGCGGGCCCACCGCACCGGCGCGCCCGTCGTCGCGGTCATCGATCGGCTCGCCGACGAGCTGGCGCACCGCGGCCGGGCCGAGGTCGAGGACCGCGCCCGTGCGGTCGGGGTGCGGGCCGCGGTGCCGCTGGGGCTGTGCCTGCTGCCGTCGTTCCTGCTGCTGGGCATCGTGCCGCTCGCTGTCTCCCTGGCCTCGACGATCGGGTGA
- a CDS encoding DUF4244 domain-containing protein: MPQPQPQPQPQPQPCRAARPAVDPAVDPARSERNERGVTTAEYAVATAAGAGFAGLLYKMLSGGFGNELLTTLFDHVLNLLGVR, from the coding sequence ATGCCCCAGCCCCAGCCCCAGCCCCAGCCCCAGCCCCAGCCCTGCCGTGCCGCCCGCCCCGCCGTCGACCCCGCCGTCGACCCCGCTCGGAGCGAGCGGAATGAGCGTGGCGTCACGACCGCGGAGTACGCCGTCGCCACCGCGGCCGGCGCCGGGTTCGCCGGCCTGCTCTACAAGATGCTCAGCGGCGGCTTCGGCAACGAGCTGCTCACCACCCTGTTCGACCACGTGCTGAACCTGCTCGGGGTGCGGTGA
- a CDS encoding TadE family type IV pilus minor pilin, which yields MTRHHRRHHRRRRWRRRGGERGAVTAELALGLPLLLVLTAALVWLLAVGVAQLRTVDAARESARALARGDDPAAAVALGQRVAPDGVRISVRRDGERVVVAARGRMRGPGGLLRLTGVVLQAEAVALAEESAESPVGAGP from the coding sequence GTGACCCGCCACCACCGCCGCCATCACCGCCGCCGCCGCTGGCGTCGTCGGGGTGGTGAGCGCGGCGCGGTCACCGCCGAGCTCGCCCTCGGGCTGCCGCTGCTGCTGGTCCTGACCGCGGCGCTGGTCTGGCTGCTCGCGGTGGGCGTGGCTCAGCTGCGCACCGTCGACGCGGCCCGGGAGAGCGCCCGTGCTCTGGCCCGCGGCGACGACCCCGCAGCGGCGGTGGCGCTCGGGCAGCGGGTGGCCCCCGACGGCGTACGGATCAGCGTGCGCCGCGACGGCGAGCGGGTCGTCGTCGCCGCGCGGGGACGGATGCGCGGACCCGGCGGCCTGCTCCGGCTCACCGGCGTCGTGCTGCAGGCCGAGGCCGTGGCGCTCGCCGAGGAGTCGGCGGAGTCGCCGGTGGGGGCGGGCCCGTGA
- a CDS encoding Rv3654c family TadE-like protein yields MLPSESAPGAAVIADRGDTPTVPTGQRGAATVLVVAMCGVLLLVGAGTGVVAALVVAHRQAQGAADLAALAGATVLAEPGRGDPCGAAGEVAAANGAALVSCTVQGQDVLVEVSVAGPRWLGQVEDLRGEARAGPV; encoded by the coding sequence ATGCTGCCGAGTGAATCCGCCCCCGGCGCGGCGGTCATCGCTGATCGTGGGGACACCCCGACCGTCCCGACCGGTCAGCGGGGCGCCGCGACGGTGCTCGTGGTGGCGATGTGCGGGGTGCTCCTCCTCGTCGGCGCCGGCACGGGCGTGGTCGCGGCCCTGGTGGTGGCGCACCGGCAGGCCCAGGGCGCCGCGGACCTGGCGGCGCTGGCGGGCGCCACGGTCCTCGCCGAGCCCGGGAGGGGCGATCCGTGCGGGGCGGCCGGTGAGGTCGCCGCCGCCAACGGCGCCGCGCTCGTCTCGTGCACGGTGCAGGGCCAGGACGTGCTGGTCGAGGTCAGCGTCGCCGGCCCGCGCTGGCTGGGCCAGGTCGAGGACCTGCGAGGGGAGGCCCGGGCCGGGCCCGTCTGA